From Streptomyces sp. TLI_053, a single genomic window includes:
- a CDS encoding SAM-dependent methyltransferase, translating into MRRPNWVPEGTDLDKPNAARVYDYYLGGSHNFEVDREMARKAIALWPELPQIMRSNRAFLRRAVQFTAERGISRFLDIGSGIPTFGAVHEIARAVRPESRVVYIDRDPVAVAHSRLLLEDDSGSVVVQADVRDVDDLMSRPEVTALLAAGEPVAVLLVAVMHFVQDADDPWKLIAVIRDALPPGSALVLSHASLEGRPDQAEDHQRLYRMTPTPLTMRTVEQITGMFAGFDIVEPGVVYLPQWRPDQPEAVGEHPERMTGVAGVGFRP; encoded by the coding sequence ATGCGGCGACCGAACTGGGTACCGGAGGGCACGGACCTGGACAAACCGAACGCCGCCCGGGTCTACGACTACTACCTCGGAGGCTCGCACAACTTCGAGGTGGACCGGGAGATGGCCCGCAAGGCGATCGCCCTGTGGCCGGAGCTGCCGCAGATCATGCGCTCCAACCGGGCCTTCCTGCGCCGCGCCGTCCAGTTCACCGCCGAACGCGGCATCAGCCGCTTCCTGGACATCGGCTCCGGCATCCCCACCTTCGGCGCCGTGCACGAGATCGCCCGCGCGGTCCGTCCGGAGTCCCGGGTCGTCTACATCGACCGCGACCCGGTCGCCGTCGCCCACAGCCGGCTGCTGCTCGAGGACGACTCGGGCAGCGTCGTCGTCCAGGCCGACGTCCGCGACGTCGACGACCTGATGTCCCGCCCCGAGGTGACCGCCCTGCTCGCGGCCGGCGAGCCGGTGGCCGTCCTGCTGGTCGCCGTCATGCACTTCGTCCAGGACGCGGACGACCCGTGGAAGCTGATCGCGGTCATCCGCGACGCCCTCCCGCCGGGCAGCGCCCTGGTGCTCTCGCACGCCTCCCTGGAGGGCCGTCCCGACCAGGCCGAGGACCACCAGCGGCTCTACCGGATGACGCCCACGCCGCTGACGATGCGCACCGTCGAGCAGATCACCGGGATGTTCGCCGGCTTCGACATCGTCGAGCCCGGCGTCGTCTACCTGCCGCAGTGGCGCCCGGACCAGCCGGAGGCCGTCGGGGAGCACCCGGAGCGGATGACCGGGGTGGCGGGTGTGGGGTTCCGCCCGTGA
- a CDS encoding glycoside hydrolase family 15 protein, whose amino-acid sequence MAGRIEDYALIGDLQTAALVGRDGAVDWLCLPRFDSPSCFAALLGDGRHGAWRLAPAGAGGCTTRRYRPDSLVLDSEWHTPEGRVRITDFMPQRGTDRRHPPRLVRIVEGLEGAVPVRGELRLRFNYGRIDPWVRRTAHHRVAVAGPDSAWLRVPPGVHTYGTDGTTVSEVTVTPGLRVPFVLTWQPSHLRAAPGTDPDAELLTTVDAWRRWAAGCRYDGEWRAAVLRSLITLKALAYAPTGGIVAAATASLPEHIGGPRNWDYRFCWLRDSSMTLSALLRGGFREEAAAWRHWLLRAIAGDPRDLQALYGVAGERVVTETVADWLPGYLGSRPVRFGNAAVGQLQLDVHGEVVDTLHLALLAGIPMERHVWTLLRALMGHLEQHWREPDEGLWEVRGARRHFVHSKVMCWVAADRAVRLAEATGLPAPTDRWRAMRDAVHADVCAHGYDRRRGVFVQHYGGHGLDAATLFVVKSGFLPPDDPRVVRTVDAVRDGLDHGGLVRRYRPAPGTDGLPGGEGAFLACSFWLADALAATGRRDEARELFARVVGLANDLGLLSEQWDPRARRQLGNTPQAFSHVALVNTAFALAEPGGWPARAVGTVPGGDPAP is encoded by the coding sequence ATGGCCGGACGCATCGAGGACTACGCCCTGATCGGCGACCTGCAGACCGCCGCCCTGGTCGGCCGGGACGGCGCCGTCGACTGGCTCTGCCTGCCCCGGTTCGACTCCCCCAGCTGCTTCGCCGCCCTGCTCGGCGACGGGCGGCACGGCGCCTGGCGGCTCGCACCCGCCGGCGCCGGCGGGTGCACCACCCGCCGCTACCGGCCGGACAGCCTCGTCCTCGACAGCGAGTGGCACACCCCCGAGGGCCGGGTCCGGATCACCGACTTCATGCCGCAGCGCGGCACGGACCGACGGCACCCGCCGCGGCTGGTCCGGATCGTCGAGGGACTCGAGGGCGCCGTCCCGGTCCGCGGCGAACTGCGGCTGCGGTTCAACTACGGGCGGATCGACCCGTGGGTGCGCCGCACCGCCCACCACCGGGTCGCCGTGGCCGGCCCCGACTCCGCCTGGCTGCGCGTCCCGCCCGGGGTGCACACCTACGGCACCGACGGCACCACCGTCTCCGAGGTCACCGTCACCCCGGGCCTGCGCGTCCCGTTCGTGCTCACCTGGCAGCCCTCGCACCTGCGCGCCGCCCCCGGCACCGACCCGGACGCCGAGCTGCTCACGACCGTCGACGCCTGGCGGCGCTGGGCGGCGGGCTGCCGCTACGACGGCGAGTGGCGGGCCGCCGTGCTCCGCTCGCTGATCACCCTCAAGGCGCTCGCCTACGCGCCCACCGGCGGCATCGTCGCCGCCGCCACCGCCTCGCTGCCCGAGCACATCGGCGGCCCGCGCAACTGGGACTACCGGTTCTGCTGGCTGCGGGACTCCTCGATGACGCTCTCCGCGCTGCTGCGCGGCGGCTTCCGCGAGGAGGCCGCCGCCTGGCGCCACTGGCTGCTGCGCGCCATCGCCGGCGACCCCCGCGACCTCCAGGCCCTCTACGGGGTGGCCGGCGAGCGCGTCGTCACCGAGACCGTCGCCGACTGGCTGCCCGGCTACCTCGGCTCGCGCCCGGTCCGGTTCGGCAACGCCGCCGTCGGGCAGCTCCAGCTCGACGTCCACGGCGAGGTGGTCGACACCCTGCATCTGGCGCTGCTGGCCGGCATCCCGATGGAGCGGCACGTCTGGACGCTGCTGCGGGCGCTGATGGGCCACCTCGAACAGCACTGGCGCGAGCCCGACGAGGGCCTGTGGGAAGTGCGCGGCGCGCGACGCCACTTCGTCCACTCCAAGGTGATGTGCTGGGTCGCCGCCGACCGGGCGGTGCGGCTCGCCGAGGCCACCGGACTGCCCGCGCCGACCGACCGCTGGCGGGCCATGCGGGACGCGGTGCACGCCGACGTCTGCGCCCACGGCTACGACCGGCGCCGGGGCGTGTTCGTCCAGCACTACGGCGGGCACGGGCTGGACGCGGCCACGCTGTTCGTGGTCAAGAGCGGTTTCCTGCCGCCCGACGACCCGCGGGTGGTGCGCACCGTCGACGCCGTGCGGGACGGCCTGGACCACGGCGGGCTGGTCCGCCGCTACCGTCCGGCGCCCGGCACCGACGGACTGCCCGGCGGCGAGGGCGCGTTCCTCGCCTGCTCGTTCTGGCTCGCGGACGCGCTCGCCGCGACCGGGCGGCGCGACGAGGCGCGCGAACTGTTCGCCCGGGTGGTCGGCCTGGCCAACGACCTGGGCCTGCTCTCGGAGCAGTGGGACCCGCGCGCCCGGCGCCAACTCGGCAACACCCCGCAGGCGTTCAGTCACGTGGCACTGGTGAACACCGCCTTCGCGCTGGCCGAACCCGGAGGGTGGCCGGCGCGGGCGGTCGGCACGGTGCCCGGCGGAGACCCGGCACCATGA
- a CDS encoding SRPBCC family protein, which translates to MDPNHYRFRGVWRLAAPPTAVFAALADVPGYPRWWPEIRSVRETGPDRGEVLVRALLPYRLVIGLTPVRRDRAAGVLEAAMDGDLTGWSRWTVAADGTGGSLVLFEEDTRPAKPLLRLLALPARPLFRANHAVMMRRGRRGLAAHLGARPPGGPAGRPTGPTG; encoded by the coding sequence GTGGACCCCAACCACTACCGCTTCCGCGGCGTGTGGCGGCTGGCCGCCCCGCCGACGGCGGTCTTCGCGGCGCTCGCCGACGTCCCCGGCTACCCGCGCTGGTGGCCGGAGATCCGCTCCGTCCGGGAGACCGGGCCGGACCGGGGCGAGGTCCTGGTCCGGGCGCTGCTCCCCTACCGGCTGGTGATCGGGCTGACCCCGGTGCGCCGGGACCGCGCCGCCGGGGTCCTGGAGGCGGCCATGGACGGCGACCTCACCGGCTGGTCCCGCTGGACGGTCGCGGCGGACGGCACGGGCGGCAGCCTGGTCCTGTTCGAGGAGGACACCCGCCCGGCCAAGCCGCTGCTGCGTCTGCTGGCGCTGCCCGCCCGGCCGCTGTTCCGGGCCAACCACGCGGTGATGATGCGGCGCGGGAGGCGCGGCCTGGCGGCCCACCTCGGCGCCCGTCCGCCCGGCGGACCCGCCGGCCGTCCCACCGGCCCCACGGGCTGA
- the egtA gene encoding ergothioneine biosynthesis glutamate--cysteine ligase EgtA encodes MTPLTESAARSHMTGVCFKIGPPRLVGVELEWFVHDDRCPDEPVPPERLHSALDALPLGGPDGTWLPSGARLTLEPGGQVELSSPPADSLTGCVADTRRDLAALRNAFAAQGLRLTGTGTDPLARPRRMVLDHPRYLAMEHHFDSAGPWGRIMMTGTASLQVCLDAGAESGPQALDRRWHLAHRLGPVLVAAFANSPLLDGRPTGHRSTRQTVWSRMDPSRTLAPAPDHGDPREAWTRYVLDAQVLCVRRRDGLPWTAPSGLTFLDWLRGGGERPPTLADLDYHRTTLFPPVRPRGHLELRMIDAQPGDGWIVPAALVTALLDDPVAADTALAALEPLEPPPGAAGPRAPRSDVWRRAAALATADPELRRAALTCFAAADAALGRLPGAERLRATVAAFAERYPARGRCPADDQLDALRSGTRRTPPEEATP; translated from the coding sequence GTGACCCCGCTCACCGAGTCGGCCGCCCGCAGCCACATGACGGGCGTCTGCTTCAAGATCGGCCCGCCCAGGCTGGTCGGCGTCGAGCTCGAGTGGTTCGTCCACGACGACCGATGTCCCGACGAACCGGTCCCCCCGGAACGACTGCACAGCGCACTGGACGCACTGCCGCTCGGCGGCCCCGACGGGACGTGGCTCCCCTCAGGCGCCCGCCTCACCCTCGAACCCGGCGGTCAGGTAGAGCTCAGCTCCCCGCCCGCCGACAGCCTCACCGGCTGCGTCGCCGACACCCGGCGCGACCTCGCCGCCCTGCGGAACGCCTTCGCCGCCCAGGGCCTGCGCCTCACCGGCACCGGCACCGACCCGCTGGCCCGCCCCCGCCGGATGGTGCTGGACCACCCGCGCTACCTCGCGATGGAGCACCACTTCGACTCGGCCGGGCCCTGGGGCCGGATCATGATGACCGGCACCGCCTCGCTCCAGGTCTGCCTGGACGCCGGGGCGGAGAGCGGCCCGCAGGCGCTGGACCGCCGCTGGCACCTCGCCCACCGGCTCGGCCCGGTGCTGGTCGCCGCCTTCGCCAACTCGCCGCTGCTGGACGGCCGCCCCACCGGGCACCGGTCCACCCGGCAGACCGTCTGGTCCCGGATGGACCCCTCCCGCACCCTGGCCCCCGCGCCCGACCACGGCGACCCGCGCGAGGCCTGGACCCGGTACGTGCTGGACGCCCAGGTGCTCTGCGTGCGCCGCCGCGACGGCCTGCCGTGGACCGCGCCCAGCGGACTGACCTTCCTCGACTGGCTGCGCGGCGGCGGCGAACGGCCGCCCACCCTGGCCGACCTCGACTACCACCGCACCACGCTGTTCCCACCGGTCCGCCCGCGCGGCCACCTGGAACTGCGGATGATCGACGCCCAGCCCGGGGATGGCTGGATCGTCCCCGCCGCCCTGGTCACCGCACTGCTGGACGACCCGGTCGCCGCGGACACCGCGCTCGCCGCCCTGGAGCCGCTGGAGCCGCCACCGGGCGCCGCCGGTCCGCGCGCGCCGCGCAGCGACGTCTGGCGCCGCGCCGCCGCCCTGGCGACGGCCGACCCCGAGCTGCGCCGCGCCGCCCTCACCTGCTTCGCCGCCGCCGACGCCGCGCTGGGCCGCCTGCCCGGCGCCGAACGGCTGCGCGCCACCGTCGCCGCGTTCGCCGAGCGCTACCCCGCGCGCGGCCGCTGCCCGGCCGACGACCAGTTGGACGCCCTGCGCTCCGGCACCCGACGCACTCCGCCCGAGGAGGCCACACCATGA
- the egtB gene encoding ergothioneine biosynthesis protein EgtB, which produces MIDDTRADRGARETRPPGARPPGTPAPEAPSPEALSPEALRETIAAELLAARARTAALTDCVEDHDLTAQHSPLMSPLVWDLAHIGNQEELWLLRNIGGRDPMHPEIDPLYDAFEHPRSERPTLPLLPPGEARAYAGEVRGRVLDLLAASPLEGAPLLDAGFAFGMIAQHEQQHDETMLITHQLRKGEPALAAPPPPPAPADAAALPAEVLVPAGPFTMGTDTEPWALDNERPAHRVDLPAYRLDTTPVTNGAYLRFVEDGGYDEPHWWTPEGWAHRRSADLTAPLFWRREDGQWQRRRFGVLEPVPLDEPVLHVSWYEADAYARWAGRRLPTEAEWEKAARHDPATGRSRRYPWGDGTPGPEHANLGQRHLRPAPAGSYPEGQSPYGARQLMGDVWEWTASDFRPYPGFRAWPYREYSEVFFGPEYKVLRGGCFAVAPVACRGTFRNWDYPVRRQIFAGFRTAADVTDTADGPATSPAREAG; this is translated from the coding sequence ATGATCGACGACACCCGCGCCGACCGCGGTGCCCGGGAGACCCGCCCGCCCGGGGCACGCCCGCCGGGGACCCCTGCGCCGGAAGCCCCGTCACCCGAGGCGCTGTCACCCGAGGCGCTGCGCGAGACCATCGCCGCCGAACTGCTGGCCGCCCGCGCCCGCACCGCCGCGCTCACCGACTGCGTCGAGGACCACGACCTCACCGCCCAGCACTCCCCGCTGATGTCGCCGCTGGTCTGGGACCTCGCCCACATCGGCAACCAGGAGGAGCTCTGGCTGCTGCGCAACATCGGCGGCCGCGACCCGATGCACCCCGAGATCGACCCGCTCTACGACGCCTTCGAGCACCCCCGCTCGGAGCGCCCCACGCTGCCGCTGCTGCCGCCCGGGGAGGCCCGCGCCTACGCCGGCGAGGTGCGCGGCCGGGTGCTCGACCTGCTCGCCGCCAGCCCCCTGGAGGGCGCGCCGCTGCTCGACGCCGGGTTCGCCTTCGGCATGATCGCCCAGCACGAGCAGCAGCACGACGAAACGATGCTGATCACCCATCAGCTGCGCAAGGGCGAACCCGCGCTGGCCGCTCCCCCGCCCCCGCCCGCCCCCGCCGACGCGGCCGCGCTGCCCGCCGAGGTGCTCGTCCCGGCCGGCCCGTTCACCATGGGCACCGACACCGAGCCCTGGGCACTGGACAACGAACGCCCGGCACACCGCGTCGACCTGCCCGCCTACCGGCTGGACACCACCCCGGTCACCAACGGCGCCTACCTGCGGTTCGTCGAGGACGGCGGCTACGACGAGCCGCACTGGTGGACCCCCGAGGGCTGGGCGCACCGGCGGAGCGCCGACCTGACCGCGCCGCTGTTCTGGCGCCGCGAGGACGGCCAGTGGCAACGCCGACGGTTCGGGGTGCTGGAACCCGTCCCGCTGGACGAACCGGTGCTGCACGTCAGCTGGTACGAGGCGGACGCCTACGCCCGGTGGGCCGGACGCCGGCTGCCGACCGAGGCGGAGTGGGAGAAGGCCGCCCGGCACGACCCGGCCACCGGCCGCTCGCGCCGCTACCCGTGGGGCGACGGCACCCCCGGCCCCGAGCACGCCAACCTGGGCCAGCGGCATCTGCGCCCGGCCCCGGCCGGCAGCTACCCCGAGGGCCAGTCTCCTTACGGGGCACGGCAGTTGATGGGCGACGTGTGGGAGTGGACAGCCAGCGACTTCCGGCCGTACCCGGGCTTCCGGGCCTGGCCGTACCGGGAGTACTCGGAGGTGTTCTTCGGTCCCGAGTACAAGGTGCTGCGCGGCGGCTGCTTCGCGGTGGCGCCGGTCGCCTGCCGGGGCACCTTCCGCAACTGGGACTACCCGGTCCGGCGGCAGATCTTCGCCGGGTTCCGCACCGCCGCCGACGTCACGGACACGGCGGACGGCCCCGCCACCTCCCCCGCCCGGGAGGCCGGCTGA
- the egtC gene encoding ergothioneine biosynthesis protein EgtC — protein sequence MCRHLAYVGEPVSPRALLVEPPFGLHRQSWAPRLQQYGTVNVDGFGLGWYADGDEVPARYRRAGPIWADTSFGDLARVLRTRALLAAVRSATEGCAAGEEAAAPFAAGRWLFSHNGALADWPEGTGALAALLPPAELLSLVARTDSALLWALAVHRLRAGAGLGEALAGTVADAAAHTTGRMNLLLTDGREIAATAWGDTLHHRTVPGLGVLVASEPSDDHPDWATVPDRSLLLAGPDGVTIKPL from the coding sequence ATGTGCCGCCACCTCGCCTACGTCGGCGAGCCGGTGTCGCCCCGGGCCCTGCTGGTGGAGCCGCCGTTCGGCCTCCACCGGCAGTCCTGGGCCCCGCGCCTCCAGCAGTACGGCACCGTCAACGTGGACGGCTTCGGCCTCGGCTGGTACGCGGACGGCGACGAGGTGCCCGCCCGCTACCGGCGGGCCGGGCCGATCTGGGCCGACACCTCCTTCGGCGACCTCGCCCGGGTCCTGCGCACCCGGGCACTGCTGGCGGCGGTCCGCTCGGCCACCGAGGGCTGCGCGGCCGGCGAGGAGGCGGCCGCGCCGTTCGCCGCCGGGCGCTGGCTGTTCAGCCACAACGGGGCGCTGGCCGACTGGCCGGAGGGGACCGGCGCGCTGGCCGCGCTGCTGCCGCCGGCCGAACTGCTCAGCCTGGTGGCCCGCACCGACTCGGCCCTGCTGTGGGCGCTCGCCGTGCACCGGCTGCGCGCCGGCGCCGGACTCGGCGAAGCGCTGGCCGGCACGGTCGCGGACGCGGCCGCGCACACCACCGGCCGGATGAACCTGCTGCTCACCGACGGCCGGGAGATCGCCGCCACCGCCTGGGGCGACACCCTGCACCACCGGACCGTGCCCGGCCTCGGGGTGCTGGTGGCCTCCGAGCCCTCCGACGACCACCCCGACTGGGCCACCGTGCCGGACCGGTCGCTGCTGCTGGCCGGGCCGGACGGGGTGACCATCAAGCCGCTCTGA
- the egtD gene encoding L-histidine N(alpha)-methyltransferase encodes MSTFDLTRLLPADHFSTALRHDVQSGLTAEPKTLPPKWFYDARGSELFEEITRLPEYYPTRAERAILTARAGEIAAATRARTLVELGSGSSEKTRLLLDALRDLGTLGTYVPVDVSESALTSAGEALAEEYPGLAVHGVLADFTARLDLPPAGGPRLVAFLGGTLGNLLPPERAAFLRGLREALDPGDFLLLGTDLVKDPAVLVAAYDDAAGVTAEFNRNVLNVLNRELSADFEPDSFAHVALWDPEREWIEMRLRSLADQTVKIPALDLPVHFEEGEELRTEVSAKFRRERVAEELAAAGLRLSAWWTDERGRFGLSLAHPA; translated from the coding sequence ATGAGCACCTTTGATCTCACCCGGCTGCTGCCCGCCGACCACTTCAGCACGGCGCTGCGGCACGACGTCCAGTCCGGCCTGACCGCCGAGCCCAAGACGCTGCCGCCCAAGTGGTTCTACGACGCGCGCGGCAGCGAGCTGTTCGAGGAGATCACCCGGCTGCCCGAGTACTACCCGACCCGCGCCGAGCGGGCCATCCTCACCGCCCGGGCCGGCGAGATCGCCGCCGCCACCCGGGCCCGCACCCTGGTCGAGCTCGGCTCGGGCTCCTCCGAGAAGACCCGGCTGCTCCTGGACGCGCTGCGCGACCTCGGCACACTGGGGACGTACGTGCCGGTGGACGTCAGCGAGAGCGCGCTGACCTCGGCCGGGGAGGCCCTCGCCGAGGAGTACCCGGGTCTCGCGGTGCACGGCGTACTGGCCGACTTCACCGCCCGGCTCGACCTGCCGCCGGCCGGCGGCCCCCGGCTGGTCGCCTTCCTCGGCGGCACCCTCGGCAACCTGCTGCCGCCCGAGCGGGCCGCCTTCCTGCGCGGGCTGCGGGAGGCGCTCGACCCCGGTGACTTCCTGCTGCTCGGCACCGACCTGGTCAAGGACCCGGCGGTGCTGGTCGCCGCCTACGACGACGCGGCCGGGGTGACCGCGGAGTTCAACCGGAACGTGCTCAACGTGCTGAACCGCGAGCTGTCCGCCGACTTCGAGCCGGACTCCTTCGCGCACGTGGCGCTCTGGGACCCGGAGCGGGAGTGGATCGAGATGCGGCTGCGCTCGCTCGCCGACCAGACCGTGAAGATCCCGGCGCTGGACCTGCCGGTGCACTTCGAGGAGGGCGAGGAACTGCGCACCGAGGTGTCGGCGAAGTTCCGCCGGGAGCGGGTGGCCGAGGAGCTGGCGGCGGCCGGGCTGCGGCTCTCGGCCTGGTGGACGGACGAGCGGGGCCGGTTCGGCCTGTCGCTGGCCCACCCGGCCTGA
- a CDS encoding sugar porter family MFS transporter, producing the protein MVSVTQQSVEPSGPSGASGAEPAPAPSGRLGFVVFITAAAALGGFLFGYDSSVINGAVSGIQEKFGVGDGVTGLIVSSALLGSAVGAALAGRFADRYGRITVMKAGALLFAVSAIGSMLPFSAWDLAFWRVLGGAAIGIASVIAPTYIAEVAPTKYRGRLASFQQAAIVLGIAISQLVNWLLADAAGGDTRGELLGLEAWQWMLGICVVPAAVYFALASTIPESPRFLIAADRLDEARAVLADIEGRDSDTEARIAEIRGLIDSDHRPRFRDLLGGRFGLLPIVWVGIGLSVFQQLVGINVIFYYSSILWQSVGIDQSNSLLISFIGSVINILGTVIAILLVDRIGRKPLALIGSAGMAVALGACAWAFSSATGSGDDVTLPDLQGTVALIAANAFVLFFALSWGVVVWVMLGEMFPNRIRAAALSVAASAQWIANWAITVSFPALSRWSLSATYLAYAVFAALSIVFVARFMKETKGVRLEDMG; encoded by the coding sequence ATCGTGAGCGTCACCCAGCAGTCCGTGGAGCCCTCGGGGCCCTCGGGGGCCTCGGGGGCGGAGCCCGCGCCGGCACCGTCCGGCCGGCTCGGCTTCGTCGTCTTCATCACCGCCGCCGCGGCCCTCGGCGGCTTCCTGTTCGGCTACGACAGCTCCGTGATCAACGGCGCGGTCTCCGGCATCCAGGAGAAGTTCGGCGTCGGCGACGGCGTGACCGGCCTGATCGTCTCCTCGGCGCTGCTGGGCTCGGCCGTCGGCGCCGCCCTGGCCGGCCGGTTCGCCGACCGCTACGGCCGGATCACCGTGATGAAGGCCGGGGCGCTGCTGTTCGCGGTCAGCGCGATCGGCTCGATGCTGCCGTTCTCCGCCTGGGACCTCGCCTTCTGGCGGGTCCTCGGCGGAGCGGCCATCGGCATCGCCTCGGTGATCGCCCCGACCTACATCGCCGAGGTCGCGCCGACCAAGTACCGGGGCCGGCTCGCCTCCTTCCAGCAGGCCGCGATCGTGCTCGGGATCGCGATCTCGCAGCTGGTCAACTGGCTGCTGGCGGACGCCGCCGGCGGCGACACCCGCGGCGAGCTGCTCGGCCTGGAGGCGTGGCAGTGGATGCTCGGCATCTGCGTCGTGCCGGCCGCCGTCTACTTCGCGCTGGCCTCGACCATCCCCGAGTCGCCGCGCTTCCTGATCGCCGCCGACCGCCTCGACGAGGCCCGCGCCGTGCTCGCCGACATCGAGGGCCGGGACTCCGACACCGAGGCCCGGATCGCCGAGATCCGCGGCCTGATCGACTCGGACCACCGGCCGCGCTTCCGCGACCTGCTCGGCGGCCGCTTCGGCCTGCTGCCGATCGTCTGGGTCGGCATCGGCCTGTCGGTGTTCCAGCAGCTCGTCGGCATCAACGTGATCTTCTACTACTCGTCGATCCTCTGGCAGTCCGTCGGCATCGACCAGTCCAACTCGCTGCTGATCAGCTTCATCGGCTCGGTCATCAACATCCTCGGCACCGTGATCGCGATCCTGCTGGTCGACCGGATCGGCCGCAAGCCGCTCGCCCTGATCGGCTCGGCCGGCATGGCCGTCGCCCTGGGCGCCTGCGCCTGGGCGTTCTCCTCCGCCACCGGCAGCGGGGACGACGTCACCCTGCCCGACCTCCAGGGCACCGTGGCGCTGATCGCCGCCAACGCCTTCGTGCTGTTCTTCGCGCTGTCCTGGGGCGTGGTGGTCTGGGTGATGCTCGGCGAGATGTTCCCCAACCGGATCCGCGCCGCCGCGCTCTCGGTGGCCGCCTCCGCGCAGTGGATCGCCAACTGGGCGATCACCGTCTCGTTCCCGGCGCTCTCGCGCTGGAGCCTGTCGGCGACCTACCTCGCGTACGCGGTGTTCGCGGCGCTGTCGATCGTCTTCGTGGCGAGGTTCATGAAGGAGACCAAGGGCGTCCGCCTGGAGGACATGGGCTGA
- a CDS encoding nitric oxide synthase oxygenase → MSLIFDRLRTRSTRGDRTDRADRTDRGPRRAGAAPVGACPYSHGHVHGHLVPEEPPGPAAAPPDTAADDHFTDPRQAADFVRQFHREQPAAGDAAARVRAVLDEIDRTGTYEHTPAELAHGARLAWRNAARCIGRLYWRSLVVRDLRHLSSADDIAAECFEHLRTATNEGRIRPVVSVFAPDRPGRPAARIVNQQLIRYAGHPAPDGGWTGDPAGAQLAARARDLGWKCGEEPFEVLPLLVQERPGERPEWYELPEDTTLEVRLSHPEHPWFAELGLRWYAVPAISDMTLEIGGVRYPTAPFNGWYMGTEIGARNLADADRYAMLATVAERLGLDTSHERTLWRDRALVELNVAVLHSFQEAGVTMADHHTESERFLKHIAQEKRLGRPTPADWSWIVPPVSGGLTPVYHRYYDPVDPELRPAFVAREPW, encoded by the coding sequence ATGTCCTTGATCTTCGACCGGCTACGCACCCGCAGCACCCGCGGCGACCGAACGGACCGCGCCGACCGGACCGACCGCGGCCCGCGCCGCGCCGGCGCCGCACCCGTCGGCGCCTGCCCGTACTCGCACGGCCACGTCCACGGCCACCTGGTGCCGGAGGAACCCCCGGGCCCGGCCGCCGCTCCCCCGGACACGGCCGCCGACGACCACTTCACCGACCCCCGGCAGGCGGCCGACTTCGTCCGGCAGTTCCACCGCGAGCAACCCGCCGCCGGCGACGCCGCGGCCCGGGTCCGCGCCGTGCTCGACGAGATCGACCGCACCGGCACCTACGAGCACACCCCCGCCGAACTCGCCCACGGCGCCCGGCTCGCCTGGCGCAACGCCGCCCGCTGCATCGGCCGGCTGTACTGGCGCAGCCTGGTGGTGCGCGACCTGCGCCACCTCTCATCCGCCGACGACATCGCCGCCGAGTGCTTCGAGCACCTGCGCACGGCCACCAACGAGGGCCGGATCCGCCCCGTGGTCTCGGTGTTCGCCCCCGACCGGCCGGGCCGTCCGGCCGCCCGGATCGTCAACCAGCAGCTGATCCGCTACGCCGGGCACCCCGCCCCGGACGGCGGCTGGACCGGCGACCCGGCCGGCGCGCAGCTCGCCGCCCGGGCCCGCGACCTCGGCTGGAAGTGCGGCGAGGAGCCGTTCGAGGTGCTGCCGCTGCTGGTCCAGGAGCGGCCCGGCGAGCGGCCCGAGTGGTACGAACTGCCGGAGGACACCACCCTGGAGGTCCGGCTCTCGCACCCGGAGCACCCGTGGTTCGCCGAGCTCGGCCTGCGCTGGTACGCGGTGCCGGCGATCAGTGACATGACGCTGGAGATCGGCGGGGTCCGCTACCCGACCGCGCCGTTCAACGGCTGGTACATGGGCACCGAGATCGGTGCCCGGAACCTGGCCGACGCCGACCGCTACGCGATGCTGGCCACCGTCGCCGAACGGCTCGGCCTGGACACCTCCCACGAGCGCACCCTCTGGCGGGACCGCGCGCTGGTGGAGCTGAACGTCGCGGTGCTGCACTCGTTCCAGGAGGCCGGGGTGACCATGGCCGACCACCACACCGAGTCGGAGCGGTTCCTCAAGCACATCGCGCAGGAGAAGCGGCTCGGCCGGCCGACGCCCGCGGACTGGAGCTGGATCGTGCCGCCGGTCTCCGGCGGGCTGACGCCCGTCTACCACCGGTACTACGACCCGGTGGACCCCGAGCTGCGACCGGCGTTCGTGGCGCGCGAGCCCTGGTGA